In a single window of the Desulfurella sp. genome:
- the cysK gene encoding cysteine synthase A produces MRIIDTIGKTPLVELGLKTNARLFAKLETKNATFSVKDRAAYFMIKDAIDNGKLKPGMEIIEPTSGNTGIALSFLGKVFGFNVNIVMPESMSKERIKLMELFGANVILTRANLGMKGSIEKANEILKTSNKFFMPDQFNNPSNPKAHELTTGPEIFDALDGKVDVFVSGVGTGGTITGVSRFLKKTKKDCICVAVEPENSPAISSFLKNIDFKPKPHAIQGIGAGFVPKNLDLSLIDKIELVKDEEAIEYAIYLSKKEGILAGISSGANFAVAYKLANKSEYKDKNIVFMVCDSAERYLSTISIHP; encoded by the coding sequence ATGCGCATTATTGATACAATTGGCAAAACACCTTTAGTGGAGCTTGGTTTAAAAACCAATGCAAGGCTTTTTGCAAAATTAGAAACAAAAAATGCTACATTTTCGGTTAAAGATAGGGCTGCATATTTTATGATTAAAGACGCCATAGATAATGGCAAACTAAAACCAGGAATGGAAATTATTGAGCCTACAAGTGGAAATACTGGCATTGCTTTATCTTTTTTAGGTAAAGTATTTGGTTTTAATGTAAATATAGTAATGCCTGAATCAATGAGTAAAGAACGCATTAAGTTAATGGAATTATTTGGAGCAAATGTGATTTTAACAAGAGCTAATTTAGGTATGAAAGGCTCAATTGAAAAAGCAAATGAGATTTTGAAAACTTCAAATAAATTTTTTATGCCGGATCAGTTTAATAATCCTTCAAACCCAAAAGCACATGAACTTACTACAGGTCCTGAAATTTTCGATGCTTTAGATGGCAAAGTTGATGTTTTTGTAAGCGGTGTTGGAACAGGCGGTACAATAACTGGCGTTTCAAGGTTTTTGAAAAAAACAAAAAAAGACTGCATTTGCGTGGCAGTTGAGCCAGAAAATAGCCCAGCTATAAGCTCATTTTTAAAAAATATTGATTTTAAACCTAAGCCTCATGCAATACAAGGCATAGGCGCTGGATTTGTACCGAAAAATCTAGACTTAAGTTTAATTGATAAAATTGAGTTAGTAAAAGATGAAGAAGCAATAGAATACGCTATTTACTTATCTAAAAAAGAAGGTATTTTGGCTGGCATATCAAGCGGAGCAAATTTTGCAGTTGCTTACAAACTTGCAAATAAAAGTGAGTATAAAGATAAAAATATCGTGTTTATGGTTTGCGATAGCGCAGAGCGCTATTTAAGTACAATCTCTATCCACCCTTGA
- a CDS encoding type II secretion system F family protein has product MPYFRWKGNINNVKRKGEVIADSKEAAIMKLKKQNIDVLSIKQSAPPIELDFLNKVKPKDLMIMTKQLSIMLNAGIPIVSAFNILIEQVKNTKLKKIITDIKEKVEAGSSFSNALREHKDIFSDLYINMVESGETSGNLDAVLQRLVITMEKDLALKRKLKGALIYPTMVSIVAVAVIALILTFVIPTFSKMYADSGMQLPLLTRIVIGVSNFLRDYIIVILLILAIIIGAFVIAKKKSIKFRTYVDSLMLKLPLLGTLILKTSIARFSSILSMLTSGGVSILEAIDIGAKTSGNLVIENTLTKVKEAVKEGSNLSEPIAKAGIFPDMVSQMISVGEETGKLEDMLVKVSQYYEEEVDNSVKNLTTMLEPIIIVVLGVIVGTLVIAMYLPIFKIGQAIKGG; this is encoded by the coding sequence ATGCCATACTTTAGGTGGAAAGGTAACATAAACAATGTAAAGCGCAAAGGAGAAGTTATAGCTGATAGCAAAGAAGCTGCTATAATGAAATTGAAAAAACAAAATATTGATGTCTTATCCATAAAACAATCAGCACCACCAATTGAGCTGGATTTTTTAAACAAGGTAAAACCTAAAGACTTAATGATTATGACAAAACAACTATCCATTATGCTAAATGCTGGTATACCTATAGTATCTGCTTTTAATATATTAATAGAACAAGTAAAAAATACAAAACTTAAAAAAATCATTACAGATATTAAAGAAAAAGTTGAAGCCGGCTCTTCATTTTCTAACGCCTTAAGGGAACATAAAGATATCTTTTCTGATTTATACATAAATATGGTAGAATCAGGCGAGACAAGCGGTAACTTAGATGCAGTGCTCCAAAGACTTGTTATTACTATGGAAAAAGATCTGGCGCTAAAACGCAAACTCAAAGGTGCTTTAATTTATCCAACAATGGTAAGTATTGTAGCTGTTGCAGTTATTGCTTTGATATTAACATTTGTAATACCTACATTCAGTAAAATGTATGCAGATAGCGGTATGCAATTACCTCTATTAACACGCATTGTAATTGGCGTAAGTAATTTCTTAAGAGACTATATTATTGTAATTCTTCTAATTCTTGCAATAATTATTGGAGCTTTTGTTATTGCGAAAAAGAAAAGTATAAAATTTAGAACATATGTAGACTCACTTATGCTTAAATTACCTTTACTTGGTACACTCATTTTAAAGACATCTATTGCCAGATTTTCTTCTATTTTATCAATGCTTACTTCAGGTGGCGTAAGCATCCTTGAAGCTATAGATATAGGCGCAAAAACTTCGGGCAATCTTGTTATAGAAAATACCTTAACGAAGGTCAAAGAAGCAGTAAAAGAAGGATCAAATTTGTCTGAGCCTATAGCAAAAGCCGGGATTTTTCCGGATATGGTATCACAGATGATTTCTGTTGGCGAAGAAACGGGAAAATTAGAAGATATGCTTGTTAAAGTATCACAATACTACGAAGAAGAAGTGGACAATAGTGTAAAAAATCTGACAACAATGTTAGAACCCATAATTATAGTAGTATTGGGAGTCATAGTAGGAACTCTTGTTATAGCAATGTATCTACCTATCTTCAAGATTGGTCAAGCTATCAAGGGTGGATAG
- a CDS encoding type IV pilus twitching motility protein PilT translates to MKPKDLVELLRHICSIKASDLHITVGSPPRARVNGDLVNLDYDMLTPTDTRDLCYSVMNELNRKRFEENFDVDFSFGVPDLARFRANVFMQRGSVAGAFRIIPQEIPDFNTLGLPSIIKEFANLPKGLVLVTGPTGSGKSTTLAALLNLINKSRPVHIITLEDPIEFTYKHDKALVNQREIGTDASSFAQGLKHIMRQDPDVILIGEMRDAETIAAALTVAEPGHLVFATLHTNSAAETITRIVDVFPSSQQEQVRVQLSTSLQGIVTQALLKKKDNSGRVVAVEILVPNAAIRNLIRENKIPQIYSTMQIGQEKTGMKIFNQSLFELYSKGLISYNEALNASLNKDELKNMMDRIKINMRS, encoded by the coding sequence ATGAAACCAAAAGATTTAGTTGAACTTTTGAGGCATATCTGTTCAATCAAAGCCAGTGATTTACACATTACAGTAGGCTCTCCACCAAGGGCAAGAGTAAATGGCGACCTTGTAAATTTAGATTATGACATGTTAACTCCTACAGATACGCGTGATTTATGCTACAGCGTAATGAACGAGTTAAATAGAAAACGCTTTGAAGAAAATTTTGATGTGGACTTTTCGTTTGGCGTACCAGATCTTGCACGATTTAGGGCAAACGTATTTATGCAAAGAGGCTCTGTTGCTGGAGCTTTTAGGATAATACCGCAAGAAATCCCAGATTTTAACACTTTAGGCTTACCATCTATAATAAAAGAATTTGCTAATTTACCGAAAGGATTGGTTTTAGTTACAGGACCTACAGGTTCTGGTAAATCCACCACTTTGGCTGCACTTTTAAATTTGATTAATAAATCCAGACCCGTTCACATTATTACGCTTGAAGATCCAATTGAATTTACATACAAGCACGATAAAGCTCTTGTTAACCAAAGGGAAATTGGCACGGATGCATCAAGTTTTGCTCAAGGCTTAAAACATATTATGAGACAGGACCCGGATGTCATTTTAATTGGTGAAATGAGGGATGCAGAAACAATAGCAGCAGCACTTACTGTAGCTGAACCTGGCCATTTAGTATTTGCTACGCTTCATACAAATTCAGCAGCAGAAACAATAACAAGAATTGTAGACGTATTTCCTTCATCACAACAAGAGCAAGTTAGAGTTCAACTTTCTACATCTCTACAAGGCATTGTAACACAAGCATTATTAAAGAAAAAAGATAATTCTGGAAGAGTTGTAGCAGTTGAAATTTTGGTGCCAAATGCAGCTATAAGGAATTTAATTAGAGAAAACAAAATCCCCCAAATATACTCAACAATGCAAATAGGACAGGAAAAAACCGGTATGAAAATATTCAACCAATCATTGTTTGAACTCTACTCAAAAGGCTTAATATCCTACAATGAAGCACTAAATGCATCTTTAAACAAAGATGAGCTAAAAAACATGATGGATAGGATAAAAATTAATATGAGGAGTTAA
- the hisIE gene encoding bifunctional phosphoribosyl-AMP cyclohydrolase/phosphoribosyl-ATP diphosphatase HisIE, translating to MRYYKNMELSQIIKFDKDGLVPVITQDFYNKDVLMFAYANKEALQKTIQTGYAHYFSRSRKKLWKKGEESGNVQKIKQILFDCDEDCILYKVEQVGCACHTFHRSCFYREYFRDQIIEIQPQLDKNFKETIYNVENVILGDSEESPMKVDPSHASKVTILDELYKTILQRKKDMPQNSYTAKLFSDGLEKIAKKLNEETLEFLFALKENDKSHIIYEASDCLYHLLVALAYKEIPFDAILEELKRRRNFSGEFEKKTR from the coding sequence TTGAGATATTATAAAAATATGGAGCTAAGCCAGATAATTAAGTTTGACAAAGATGGGCTTGTGCCTGTTATCACTCAAGATTTTTACAATAAAGATGTTTTAATGTTTGCATATGCAAATAAAGAAGCACTGCAAAAAACCATCCAGACAGGTTATGCCCACTACTTTTCAAGAAGCAGAAAAAAATTATGGAAAAAAGGCGAAGAAAGCGGCAATGTACAAAAAATAAAACAAATCTTATTTGACTGCGACGAGGATTGTATACTTTACAAAGTTGAACAGGTGGGTTGTGCGTGCCATACATTTCACAGAAGTTGTTTTTATAGAGAATATTTTAGGGATCAGATAATAGAAATCCAACCACAGCTTGATAAAAATTTTAAAGAAACTATTTATAATGTTGAAAATGTCATTCTAGGCGATAGCGAAGAATCTCCCATGAAAGTAGATCCTTCACATGCGTCCAAGGTAACCATTCTTGACGAACTTTACAAAACCATACTTCAAAGAAAAAAAGATATGCCTCAAAACTCTTATACTGCTAAATTATTTTCAGATGGCCTGGAAAAAATTGCAAAAAAATTAAACGAAGAAACACTGGAGTTTCTTTTTGCACTAAAAGAAAACGACAAATCACATATAATTTACGAAGCAAGCGATTGTTTGTATCATTTGTTAGTTGCACTAGCATACAAAGAAATACCTTTTGATGCAATTTTGGAAGAATTAAAGCGTAGAAGAAACTTTTCTGGTGAATTTGAAAAAAAGACAAGATGA
- a CDS encoding glycosyltransferase family 4 protein: MNIAIILDEPWNSSLTFLGNSFLETLEKSHQVSLICQKDSYIDKYYSKDNERKIQNRSFNNASITKYHINNLRTKNPIVFFKNLNQIRMHLNAIKPDIVLTIRGDATFQACLLKNHFNFKLIRIFGENRKPSLNRHCIDYVFLSTKRYENIVKIPHSIINGVVDIKKFTFKKEGALRIRKEFGIDNSDFVFGFIGRTSKVKGISMLCQAFAKLEFNAKLFMLVYETEIKISEILEKIKQLNIENRVIIESKLRDDVEDIISAFDVGVVSSIDSEAIARTTLEFLACSKPCVVTNVGCLNEVVDDSCGIICKPNVSSLQKALTCIHDKDLSLMGTFALKKAQKYSIESLSNLINDTFSNIFKK, encoded by the coding sequence ATGAATATAGCAATTATTTTAGATGAGCCGTGGAATAGCTCTTTAACTTTCCTTGGCAACTCGTTTTTGGAAACCTTAGAAAAATCTCATCAAGTCTCTTTAATATGCCAGAAAGATAGTTACATAGATAAATATTATTCTAAGGATAATGAAAGAAAAATCCAAAATAGATCATTTAATAACGCTTCAATAACCAAATACCATATAAACAATTTACGCACCAAAAATCCCATAGTTTTTTTTAAAAATCTAAATCAAATAAGAATGCATCTAAATGCCATAAAACCAGATATTGTACTTACAATTAGAGGAGATGCAACTTTTCAGGCATGTTTATTAAAAAATCACTTTAATTTTAAGCTCATTAGAATTTTTGGTGAAAATAGAAAACCATCTCTAAACAGGCATTGCATAGATTATGTTTTCTTAAGCACCAAAAGATATGAAAATATAGTTAAAATTCCCCATAGCATAATTAATGGCGTTGTCGATATAAAAAAATTTACATTTAAAAAAGAAGGAGCTCTAAGGATTAGAAAAGAATTTGGCATAGACAATTCAGATTTTGTTTTTGGGTTTATTGGTAGAACCTCGAAGGTAAAAGGCATATCTATGCTTTGCCAAGCATTTGCAAAACTTGAGTTTAACGCAAAACTATTTATGCTTGTATATGAAACAGAAATAAAAATTAGCGAAATCTTGGAAAAAATAAAACAGCTAAACATAGAAAACCGTGTAATTATAGAAAGCAAACTCAGGGATGATGTAGAAGATATAATTAGCGCATTTGATGTAGGTGTTGTAAGTTCAATTGATTCAGAGGCTATTGCAAGGACAACGCTGGAATTTCTTGCGTGCTCTAAGCCTTGTGTGGTAACAAATGTAGGTTGTTTAAACGAAGTGGTTGACGACTCATGTGGAATCATTTGCAAACCAAATGTTTCAAGCCTGCAAAAAGCATTAACTTGTATACATGATAAAGATTTAAGCCTGATGGGAACATTTGCTTTAAAAAAAGCACAAAAGTATTCAATTGAAAGCTTGAGCAATCTGATAAATGATACGTTCAGTAATATATTTAAAAAATGA